DNA from Triticum aestivum cultivar Chinese Spring chromosome 7D, IWGSC CS RefSeq v2.1, whole genome shotgun sequence:
AGTGTATTCACACATCTGAACAGATTGAGTGGTGCTAATGAAAAAAAATCACATGAACTACACGAATGAGGCATTGATCCGTTGATGGATATATTGTTCAGTGCATTCACACATCTGAAGAGATTGAGTGGTGAACTAATGAAAAAAAAATCACATGAACTACACTATTAGTAGAGCTTCCAGCGGGAGAAGCAAAGTTCACTTAGTGAACAGTTGGGTTGGGGTACCACATCTTAATAGTTCACTAAATGCACATGTGGTCTCATGTGATTATGATCATGTTTGATTTTTGTTTTCTTAGCTCGACCGTTATTGCTGTCTGTTTATACAATACTTCAGCTTCGCACGCCTGGGTCCATCGCATTGCTATCCCGTATGTTTTCCCCTGCGCCATGCATTGTAGTAGTATGTATCTACTACGTANNNNNNNNNNNNNNNNNNNNNNNNNNNNNNNNNNNNNNNNNNNNNNNNNNNNNNNNNNNNNNNNNNNNNNNNNNNNNNNNNNNNNNNNNNNNNNNNNNNNNNNNNNNNNNNNNNNNNNNNNNNNNNNNNNNNNNNNNNNNNNNNNNNNNNNNNNNNNNNNNNNNNNNNNNNNNNNNNNNNNNNNNNNNNNNNNNNNNNNNNNNNNNNNNNNNNNNNNNNNNNNNNNNNNNNNNNNNNNNNNNNNNNNNNNNNNNNNNNNNNNNNNNNNNNNNNNNNNNNNNNNNNNNNNNNNNNNNNNNNNNNNNNNNNNNNNNNNNNNNNNNNNNNNNNNNNNNNNNgggggcggccgccccgggcccggAGGGGCCCCCACCCAGCGACGTACGTGATATATAGAGATATAGCCATATAGGCCTGCCGCTGCGTGCGTCTGCATGGACTGAAAAAAACGCACTGCCTGGCCCAAGATTAATACTACGTGAGGCTGGCCCAAGATGGAGTAATAATTACGCATGGCCGTCGATCATGGATCGAATCAACCTTCTTCCAGAGGCGCATCAGTTACGCACGCACGCGAGGCACGGTGTCGGCGCCCGCCGCCGCTGAACGCTCGGAGGGCTTTTCGGCTCTTCGGCTCGAGACCGCGAGAGCCAGTTGAACGACGGCGGACGAGGGACGACCCTTGAGCATGAGCCATGCAATCGCTGCAACTTTAGCGAAGACGCCCCATCAACAATTGCAGAAGTAGATTCTAGATAAGGTACTGTGCCCTATTCCTTTTGCTTTTCCTATGATAATTATTACAAATTATAAATGATAATCAATATTCCCTATTTATTATTGTCATATGGCATTGATAATTGTTTGATTGGGCATGGTTACTGTAGATTTTAGAGGCATTGTCATTacctccctccgatccaaaaaaaAATGTAGTGGCTTTAGTTCAACTTTACTTCTAATTTGAACTAAAGTCATATGACACTCTTTTTTTTTAATCGGAGGGAGTAAGATTTTTTGTCCAGTTAATATAGTAGTTTTTTTATAGCTCTGCACTAATTTTCAAATACTAGCGGCACTTCCATAGGGACCTTGATGTGACGCTTAcgaaaaatatataaataaagaataatgTGGCATCTGTCTATGAGCCACTACGTACCTCAGGTTCTAATTGCAATGTATATATGCTTTCCCATTAAATTGATTGGATTGCATCTGTTCTTTGCAATGTCCTATGGAACACGGAGATGCTAGCACTAGTCTAGAAAAGACACTAGTCCATGATTATGGTTAATTTGATAGCTCTTCCAATTCCGCATCCTAGTGTATACAATAATTTCATCGGATATTGAAGGCGAGATTGAATATTGGGATCAACGGAAGCGGGAAAGACCTACAAAATCGATCCCTAAGGCAACGCTCTAAGGGGCCCCGAGCTCAAATTTCGCCCCGGGCCCCTAAAATCCTAGGACCGGCCCTGACTACGTAGTACGTACTGCTTGCTCACCTAGGACGCAGGCAGAAAATGGTCAACCGATAATGTATCTACAACGGTTGCATGTATGCACCATCAGTATGGAATGTTTATTTCCGCGCGGTCACTAACTACGCGAGCTCTAATTACCTCTACCGTGCCATAGACATGGAAATAAATATCTCAGTGGAACCAATAGCGGTTTAATTGGACACCAAGATAACTTAAATGGCCCCTGCACACCCATCAAGCTACCCAGGCCTGCAACCCATCAAGCCACCCAGCTGAAAATGCACACCGGCGGTCCTTGTTGGCGTTAACCACCTGCTACAAATAAGTGAGCTGCTCTAGTCTGCCTGGTGGGCCACGGTCACTCATTGATGGTGGGAATACATCATCTATTAGAATAATTCATCCTGAGGAATGCATATACCTGACAAGTGATATGAATACGCATGCATCATGACGCAATGGACGGATGTGATATCAGCCTCGCATGGCTGCATGTCCACTCGTGATTTATCGAGGATACATGATCATTTTACTAGGAATTGGGCTCGCTATAAAATAAATGTTTTAATTTGGGTTTTCCCGCAACTAAAGCGCCCCGAGAGCTCTATTGAGGAGTCGAACTCGCAAACTCGCAACCAACGACAGACGGTAAGTCTTACTTACTAGTTGAGCTGATGGTTATTAGTGAATAAAAGGGCGTGCAAATATTTAAGAACTAAGCGCAGCGGAAgataaaaacataaaaaaaatcaaCCATTGAACATCTTTTTAATATATAATGAACcatttttaaatacacattgaaaaTTTTTGTGATATACACTGAAAGTTTTTTAAATACAACTGAACATTTTTGTCATATACGCTGAATGTCTTTAAGTACATAATGAACACTTTATTAATATATGGTGAAATTTTTGTTAAATATacgttgaacatttttgtaatacacgaTGAACATTATCATAATGCATGGTGAACTTTTTCATAATTTATGCTGAAACATTTTTTTATTATATGATGGACATTTTTGTAATAGGAGGTGAAATTTTTATATAACACACAAAAAtagaagaagaaataaaaatataaaataaaataaacaaaaaataaaaacttgAAAGGAAAAAAGGAACCAAATCCAAAAAAAATATCTGGAAGCAAAAAACCGcagaataaaaacaaaacaaaaaaaccacCGCAGGAAACAGCGAAGAGAAATGGTCCCAAAATTAAGATGAAACAAGGGTAGCTCACCCCTTGTGAAAATCATTAAACATGGCCATTAATTCGTGTTTCAGAAACACGCAACATCCTTGATAGAATTTAGCTGGGAACCCATCTGGCCCCGGAGCTTTATTCTTCTCCATATACCTCTTTTTCGGTGAATACCAAAACTGAGATATGATTCTCTCCTTCCTCAGAAAGTTGAGGAATATCATGAATCTCtttctggtactccctccgtctcgaaGTGTAAGATGGGTTTTCAGATTTCCAACAGCACCAAATCAGGCGAAAAAGACATTTGTACCCCCGCGAGCTTCTTCCTCGCGATCAGCAATTCAAATTCCTCGCTGCGCCCAGGGCCCTCGCCGCCCAGGAAACTCGCTGCGTCCAGTGGCTGCCCCTCGCCACGCCCACAGTGCCTGGCCTCGCCCAAAGCACAGGAGCTCGAAGCCCTGGCGCTCGACGTGCCTGCCCAGGCACTTGGCTTCCAGGAGCTTCTCGCCCAAGAGCTCCTCGCCTTAGCTGAATATATATGCACCTAGTTAAGTGCTTGTACACGCACTTAGCTGAATATATATGCACCTTAGGGTCGGTTCTTCATCCATTAAGGGAGGAGAGAAGAGAAACATTTTACTGTTATTCGTCTATATCAAAGGTTTTGACAAAAACAAAATACACAACACTTAATTCATTGAAATTAACAGAGGGGTCCAATTTCACTCAAAAGCTCCTCAAACCAGTCAAAAGTGAAATAAAATCTAGCCAACTTAGCAAGTTCATGAGCAACATTATTAGCTACCCTATTACAGTGCTCAAAACTAGTAACGAGAAAATCACAAGCCAAAAGATAACAATGGTCAAAAACAGCCCCTGCAACCGGCCTTTTGAGCAATGGATAGACTATTCTAAAGATTTTGACAGTTCAATGGACTACAAAAGGGCTGGTCTTTTTTTCTTAGGTGCTCATTTTGTCTGGGACTCTTCTCTTGAGGTGGTTAGCCTTTTTACCACCTTAGGTAGGTTTTGTTCTAAACTACTTGTTTTACATTATGTTGCAACATTATTATGACTTTAATAAAGTGGAAGGGCTGTGGGGCATTTGCCCTGCAGTGTAGGGTTAAAAAAAACGAGGACTATGAAAGATGGCAGTGTATCAATATCAGTAACACCAAAGGGTTGAATCAAAGGCACTGCATAAACCTCCCTAAGATAAAAAGTTTCAGCATCACAGTTATCTTACAAAGATTACTCCAATCCATTTGGTCATTACAAATAGGTATCCTTCATTTCAATTTGACCAATCTTCCCTGCTCAATAACAGTCTTTTTAGCCccctgccgtccttggtatctggaaGCGCCAGCACCACCAGGATAGCACATATGAAGGCGACGGCACCACCGATACCAAAGGCCGGTGCGTTGCCCTTGTTGAAGGCCCCGTCTATCGGACCGGCGGTGAGGCCGACTAGCAGCTGGTAAAGAGCAGCAATGACAAGAAAGTTATTTCTGTTCCAAGAAAGGTTAATCTGCAAAAACAGCTAGCAGGAGTACTCACTTGCGATAGGGATATGACAATGGTGATCGCACCAACGGTGACTCCTGGTCAAAATTGAACAATAAAATCGGGTTAATTATTTCTTGGAGCAATTTAGAGGGGCAGTGAGAACGCAAAGATGTTTACAAATCACAAAGAAAGCCCAAACCTTGGCCACCACCCTCCCCCGCCGCGACCTCAGCGGCGACCGCCCATGGAACGCTGTACAACACAGCCTGTGGGATCCCGATGAGCGCAAACATGGTGAGCGCGAGGGCGTTGAGATTGTCGGGGCCAGCGACGGTGAGGCTGGTGCTCAGAGACGGGCTGTACCCCTTTGTCGAGACGACGCCGACGGCAACCATCCCTGCCATGATGAGGAACACTGAGAAGAGACTGATGGACCAGATGACCTTGGACGTCAGCTTGCGGCATAGCTTGGGGATGAGGAAGGAGGTAGCCCCGAGGGAGGCCGAGCAGAGGAGGAGCCCAATGGCTCCTTCGCGGACACCGGCATTGTATTTGTCGTCGGCCATGTCAGCCACCCCGTTCGGGTTGCCGTGGTAAATCTCGCGGCCCATCCAGTCCGTGTTGTACTGCAGGAACGGGAACCAGGAGAGCTGCAACCAAATGCCAGATCACAAGAAGGATCCATGTTAGAGCACGTAGTAACTTCGGTGTGGGCATGCATTACACTCGCCTAATATAGTTATAGCTCTGGTCCGTGGAGTCTGGACGTACCCAGGTGAAGGCTGTTAAAGCGAGCACTCTGAACATGGCAGGACTCATGTTCTTCAAGCTCGCGAAGAGGTCGATGAATGCGTTGAGGCCCCCGCAAGTTTGAGCAAAGGCGGCACCGCCAACACCCTCATTATCGAGGGACTGCTCATCAGCGAGGAGCATGGTCACTACTGTGCTGATGACAATGAGCACCTGATCAACCATGTACAAATACAGCATATGATCACCAATTTGTCAATATCAGGGTCATGAAATGGATGCATGCGAAATTATTAGGCTGATGGTGACAATACGGACGGACTTACCACAGCAGTCAAGAAAGCGCCCTTAAGATCTGCGCAAGCGTCGCAGCACGCGCTAGTTTTCAGAGAGGGGAACCACCTTGCATACATATGACGGATTCACATCAGTAAGGACCAAAAGAAGGACATGAACTTCTGATCTAAAGAAGAAGGCTAGAATGTACCGGTGCCATGTTCCGTAGGCAACGGCCGCGTAGCCAAGGATGCTGCCGATGGCCATCCACACGGAGAAGATCGCCTGGCCGATACTAGGGCCATGATTCGCAGCTGCAGTGGGCGCAACACAACGGGTACGTCGATTAGTTATTTCAGTGGGAAACAAGTGCTGCAACACAATTGATGATGAAAGGAAGGATGGATGGAGCTCACCGGATAGGTCAGACATCATTGCTCGAACCGACGCCTGTGCGGTATGGATGACGCAGTCCAGCAACAAGAAGCCGACGACGTACACCGCCGTGGCAGCCCAGCGAGGGCCAGTGTaggtgctgaagaagaagaagaacagtacACACATCAACGGCGGAGCTGTGTTGTGCTGGGGGCTAGCAACAAGAATCCGTCTAGCTCCGCCACCGACACACATTGTTTTCATTCATCAGATAAAGGGGACGCAAGTCGACTACATGCAAGCTAAGAAATGAGTTTCTACTATTCATGTTATATCGTGTTTCGTGTGCATGCATCCACTGTGTGTCGGTACTTGCAGAATCATGTCATGTTTTCTAGTTTCGGCAAAATTTGTCTTGTTCCAATCTGCTAGTACGTACATGAGAACTCTTATTAGTACATAATGATTATTGGGATTTCCCCCCTTGTTTCAAGAGTGTATTCAGCATGTTTATTCATTAGGTTTCGGCTTCTTTCAGAGTGCCATATCTTAATGATTCATCGTATTGTATATATCAACAAAATCCGAATGCACGGTGGATCAAAGCATGCACATTATACATCGTGTATGGTAGGAAAACCACTCTATATTAAACCAACGAAAAATGTATTGTTACAGACCTGCAGTTCTCTTTGGTGTCGCCAAGGTATCGCCCGATGTCCGCGGAGAAACCGATGAGCATGCCCTGTTCAAGTCAGATTTTTTGGCTACCAACAAAATCGCCGGTACAATGGAAATTAGAACATGAGTTTTGATGAGCTTACAGAGATGCATATGATGAGGCATTCTAGGATGATGAAGGGCCTTCTGCGTCCTATCCTTATGGTGCATCGGTCGCTATAGTAGCCCACGATGGGGTTTACCTAGGAAAAAAGTAGCACAGTGTTATGATCTATCGACGGTGTCATGTCTTTCTTGTGAAATGTGCGTTTATAATCAGTTGGGTTCACATCCCAGGAAAGGAAAAAATGGCAGTAATTATTGATATGTTAAATGTTGCACCGTttttgtgggtgtgtgtgtgtctgtgctaGTTGAGATTAGTTAAGACTATGATATGGCAGAAGTCTTAAAGAGATGATTTTGCTCAGGCACCGGCGTTAGATAAGCTTGACAGCAATCACAAGTTCAGTGTTCCTGGTTACAAGACGACGGAAATTGAAGACAAGATGAGATCGATCACATGGAAACGCTCACCAGAAATCCAGCGATGGGTCCGCCAATCCAGAGCATGGAAACATACTTGTGCGGAATCCCAAGATTCTACAGCCCACGAGGCAAATAAACAGAGCCATCGTGAATATAACATCATCATCAGATTACAGTACTAAGAAATTTGACTTTGTCCGTTTGTAGATACTCCGTAGATTAGAACAGATGAGAGGTAGCAGTCGGCTCGGCGATGCGCGGACGCACCTGGGAGTAGGGCGAGAGGAGGGACATTTCTAGAGCGGAGATGTACTGGATGCCGCCGGAGACCATGCACACGAGGAACAGCCTGAGCGCGGCCGTCAGGTTTTTCCGGCGCGCGCCGCCGTTGCTGGGGCCGCCGCTCTCGCCTGGCGGCGCCATGTGCTGCTTCAGGTGTGTCTTTTTCTTTTGACACTAGGGTTGCAAGTTGCTGATGCCACCGGCTTGCCTATTTATATTTATTTCCTGGGCCAAATGTCACACTAGACGGCTTCTTCTCCACCATAAGGAAAAAAAAAGAGCCCTCTGGTATGGTATGGTGGGCCTTTTCTACCACCCATTAGCTAATCCATTGCTTtagctcaaaaaaaaaaactaatccATTGCTCCTCGTCCTCCCCGCCAGGAGAGTTCAAAAATGTTCGTGCATTTGAAAAAACTTCACAAGTTCAAAAATATGTCTGTGGAATTTAAATTTTTCTCACATTTAAAAAATCTTCAGGTATTAAAAGGGTTTGCGACTAAAAAATTTGGTGAATTCAAAAGGGTTTGCGACTAAAAAAATCTTCAGGAGCGAGCGATTGGGAGCACCATAACGACAGAGGACGATGGTGCGGCTGCTGATGGGTTTGGCTAGGTTGGTGTGGAGGGCTTCGCATCAGGCGTGGATACGGCAAAATGGTGGCGACTCGATTGCAAATGGCCGAGCTACTCGCTGTGCCGGGCTCAGACTCGTGTGCGACTGTGGTGGAGGGTGGCAGTATAACTACACATGTCTTGGGCCATGCATTGCGACATGCTTTGGCACTGGGAATAACTGGGTGCTCGGCCTCCAACGTGGATGCAAGGTCACTGACTAGGCGCAGAGGCTATATATCGCTTGTAGCGAGTCTTCCTTCGGTCTCGCCTGAAGTCTCTACAATTGTGGGTCCTAAAAGAAATACACTAGAGAACTGCATCTAGTTTTTTTGATTTGGAAACTTTCATTCGGTTTTCTATTTGTTTTCCATGGTTCTTTCTTCAACGCATAGACGGGCGCAAGTCGTGTTGTGGATGAGAGCTCATGCAAAGCTGGTGGAGGCCTCTTTTTGCTGGACTTATGCCGCGTCCGGTGATTTTGGGCCTCGACGCTCTTGTGTCCTTGTCAAACTATATTCCATGGTTTTCCGTCTCTACGTGTTCGTCTAGATCCCACCCTCTAGTTCTAGTCatcgttttgttttttgtgtttataTATGATTTTCATTTAGTTTTTCTTAATTAACCAAGAATTGTATTGTTTTGGATCGAACTTCCCTCATTAACGGGATAACCTCTTCTCTTCTCAATGCAACTGCGGAACTCCCCACCCTCTGACAAGGTTTCATAAAAATATATGGCTTCCCTAGTTGATACGAAAAACCTTTTTCTTCCCTATCTTACAACTAGTCTAACTTATGTGCCCTTTATGACACTATCATCCACTCGTCTCATTTCATTTGTTTCTCACCGCAGGCCTAGCGAATGCGATAGTGACTGCACATGCGGTAGAGGGGTTATGGAGGGTGATGGTGACGTAGAGGGTGaaggtgattgatacgtctccaacatatctactccctccgtcccataatgtaagacttttTTGGCACTGCACtagtgccaaaaaacgtcttacattatgggacggagggagtataattttttactgttccatgccattatattatctgttttggatgtttaatgggctttattatacacttttatattatttttgggactaacctactaaccaaaggcccagtgcaaattgctgttttttgcctatatcagtgtttcgcggaaaaggaatatcaaacggaatccaaacggaatgaaaccttcgggagagtgatttttggaacaaacgcaatccaggagacttggagtggacgtcaagcaagcaacgaggaagccacgaggtagggaggtgcgccccccaccctcgtgggcccctcgtggctcccctgaccgacttctttcgcttatatatactcatatgtcccgaaaacatccgagagcaccacaaaactctatttccaccgccgcaaccttctgtacccgtgagatcccatcttcgggccttttccggcgctccgccggagggggaatcgatcacggagggcttctacatcaacaccatagcctctccgatgatgtgtgagtagtttaccaaagtcCTCCGGgtcatagttattagccagatggcttcttctctctctttggatctcaatacaaagttctcctcgatctttttggagatctattcgatgtaattctttttgcagtgtgtctgtcgagattcgatgaattgtgggtttatgatcaagattatctatgaacaatatttgaatctcctctgaattcaccacatgatatgtgttttgcttggagcgtcttgtatgatttgagtctttgctt
Protein-coding regions in this window:
- the LOC123167662 gene encoding sucrose transport protein SUT5, with the protein product MAPPGESGGPSNGGARRKNLTAALRLFLVCMVSGGIQYISALEMSLLSPYSQNLGIPHKYVSMLWIGGPIAGFLVNPIVGYYSDRCTIRIGRRRPFIILECLIICISGMLIGFSADIGRYLGDTKENCSTYTGPRWAATAVYVVGFLLLDCVIHTAQASVRAMMSDLSAANHGPSIGQAIFSVWMAIGSILGYAAVAYGTWHRWFPSLKTSACCDACADLKGAFLTAVVLIVISTVVTMLLADEQSLDNEGVGGAAFAQTCGGLNAFIDLFASLKNMSPAMFRVLALTAFTWLSWFPFLQYNTDWMGREIYHGNPNGVADMADDKYNAGVREGAIGLLLCSASLGATSFLIPKLCRKLTSKVIWSISLFSVFLIMAGMVAVGVVSTKGYSPSLSTSLTVAGPDNLNALALTMFALIGIPQAVLYSVPWAVAAEVAAGEGGGQGVTVGAITIVISLSQLLVGLTAGPIDGAFNKGNAPAFGIGGAVAFICAILVVLALPDTKDGRGLKRLLLSREDWSN